The genomic segment AATTCCTCGAAGGTGAAGGGGCGATTGTCCAAAGCCGAGGGGAGGCGAAAACCATATTCTACCAGGGTCTCTTTGCGACTGCGGTCACCGTGATACATCCCCCTGACCTGGGGCAGGGTCATGTGTGACTCATCGACGAACATCAAGAAGTCGTCAGGAAAGTAGTCGAGGAGCGTCCAGGGGGGGCTGCCAGCGGGGCGGCGGGAAAGGTGACAGGAATAGTTCTCCACGCCGGTGCAGTAGCCTGCCTCCTGGAGCATTTCGATATCGTAGTTGGTGCGGGCCTCCAGCCTGGCTGCTTCCAGTAGCTTGCCCTGGCCCCTGAGCTCTTTCAGCCTTTCCTCCAGTTCGACTTTAATGTCGGCGATAGCCGCTATCAGCCTATCATGAGAGGTGACGAAGTGCTTCGCCGGGTAAATGTCTATCTGGTCACGCTCAGCCAGAATCTCCCCGGTCAGCGGGTCAACTTCCACTATGCGCTCGATCTCATCGCCCCAGAACTCGATGCGCAGCGCCATCTCTTCATAAGAAGGCTGGACCTCCAGGGTATCACCCCGGAGGCGGAACCTTCCCCTGGTAAAATCGATATCGTTTCGCTGATACTGCATGTCAACCAGTTGGCGCACTACCTTGTTTCGGTTGCGCTTCTCCCCTTTCTTCAGGCTAACGACAAAGCTATAGTACTCCTCTGGCGAGCCCAGGCCGTAGATGCAGGAGACCGAAGCTACAATGACTACGTCTCTCCTCTCAAAAAGGGCGCGGGTGGCAGCATGACGCAGCTTATCGATCTCGTCATTGATGTCGGCATCCTTCTCGATGTAGGTGTCGGTGCGGGGGATGTAGGCCTCAGGCTGGTAGTAGTCGTAGTAGCTGACGAAATACTCCACTGCACTGTCGGGGAAAAACTCCTTAAACTCAGTGCACAACTGGGCAGCCAGGGTCTTGTTATGGCACATCACCAGGGTGGGCTTTTGCACCCTCTCGATGACATTGGCCATGATGAAGGTCTTGCCGCTTCCGGTTACTCCCAGCAGTGTCTGCTGCTTGTATTTCCTGTCCAGCCCATCCACCAGCTTGTCCACTGCCTTGGGCTGATCACCGGTAGGCCTGAAATTGGAGACGATTTTGAAGGATGGCATAGAGCAAACTCCTATCTTACTATTTTAGGACATAAAGGGCCCGATTTGAATCACCTAGAATGTAACCGAAAGGGGTAGTGTCAAGAGAAGTGTGTAAATTGAGGGATAGGCTTCTCCTTCCAGGTTGAGTTAAGGTGATTGGTAATGCCATAGATGATCCGATCAACACTCTCAGGGTTCTGGAAACAGCTCATAGGCCT from the Chloroflexota bacterium genome contains:
- the uvrB gene encoding excinuclease ABC subunit UvrB gives rise to the protein MPSFKIVSNFRPTGDQPKAVDKLVDGLDRKYKQQTLLGVTGSGKTFIMANVIERVQKPTLVMCHNKTLAAQLCTEFKEFFPDSAVEYFVSYYDYYQPEAYIPRTDTYIEKDADINDEIDKLRHAATRALFERRDVVIVASVSCIYGLGSPEEYYSFVVSLKKGEKRNRNKVVRQLVDMQYQRNDIDFTRGRFRLRGDTLEVQPSYEEMALRIEFWGDEIERIVEVDPLTGEILAERDQIDIYPAKHFVTSHDRLIAAIADIKVELEERLKELRGQGKLLEAARLEARTNYDIEMLQEAGYCTGVENYSCHLSRRPAGSPPWTLLDYFPDDFLMFVDESHMTLPQVRGMYHGDRSRKETLVEYGFRLPSALDNRPFTFEEFEQHINQVIYVSATPGPYEYGHSQQVAEQLIRPTGLLEPTIEVKPTRGQVDDLLEQIKRRVDRGERCLVTTLTKRMAEELAEYLREMGTKTHYLHSEIDTLGRVEILRDLRLGVYDVVVGINLLREGLDLPEVSLVAILDADKEGYLRSEGALIQTMGRAARHVDGHVIMYADTITRSMKAAIDETYRRRKVQEAYNREHGITPQSIRKAIRDITDRVKAVAEARVPYEAVTPASKDEVARLIKDLESQMKVAARNLEFEKAALLRDRIIDLRKVLV